Proteins co-encoded in one Marinobacter gudaonensis genomic window:
- the gspF gene encoding type II secretion system inner membrane protein GspF: MPAYEYKALDARGKQKHGVLEADAPRAVRQQLRDRGLTPLAVEPAAEKQRRSSPLSGRGSLNAADLALVTRQLATLIQSGIPIEQALSAASQQSTSPRIRSMLIAIRAKVMEGYTLADSLGEFPRAFPRLYRSTVAAGEHAGHLDLVLNRLADYTESRQEARQKIQLAAIYPIILSVVAIAIVVFLLTYVVPDIIEVFLKQGQDLPTLTVAMLAVSDFLADYGVYLFILLVLGLMVFRYFLTKPGFRLRFHKRLLHLPLFSGMVRGVNTARYASTLSILTTSGVPLVEAMRIAGEVLSNDYLRQELRDAARKVSEGGSLHRSLDQTGYFPPMMLHMIASGEASGELDSMLERTARMQENTLQSKIAAIVGLFEPMMLLVMGVVVLIIVLAIMLPILNMSNLVG; this comes from the coding sequence ATGCCGGCATACGAATACAAGGCGCTGGATGCCCGGGGCAAGCAGAAACACGGTGTGCTGGAGGCGGACGCCCCCCGCGCCGTTCGCCAGCAGCTACGGGATCGGGGCCTGACGCCGCTGGCAGTGGAGCCCGCCGCGGAAAAGCAGCGCCGTAGCAGCCCCCTGAGCGGGCGTGGCTCTCTCAACGCCGCCGACCTGGCCCTGGTTACCCGCCAGCTGGCCACTCTGATCCAGTCCGGTATTCCCATTGAGCAGGCGCTCTCGGCCGCCTCCCAGCAGTCCACCAGTCCACGCATACGCAGCATGCTGATCGCCATTCGCGCCAAGGTTATGGAAGGCTACACCCTGGCGGACAGCCTGGGTGAATTTCCCCGGGCGTTTCCGCGTCTGTACCGCTCTACCGTGGCGGCGGGTGAACATGCCGGCCATCTGGACCTGGTTCTCAATCGGCTGGCGGATTACACCGAGAGCCGTCAGGAAGCGCGCCAGAAAATCCAGCTGGCCGCGATTTACCCCATTATTCTCAGCGTGGTGGCCATTGCTATCGTGGTGTTCCTGCTGACCTATGTGGTGCCGGATATCATTGAGGTGTTTCTCAAGCAGGGGCAGGATTTGCCAACATTGACTGTTGCCATGCTGGCGGTATCGGATTTTCTGGCCGATTACGGTGTCTACCTCTTTATCCTGCTGGTGTTGGGGCTGATGGTGTTCCGGTATTTCCTGACCAAACCCGGTTTCCGGCTGCGGTTCCACAAGCGGTTGCTGCACCTGCCACTGTTTTCCGGGATGGTGCGGGGCGTGAACACCGCCCGCTACGCCAGTACCCTGAGCATCCTCACCACCAGCGGCGTGCCCCTGGTGGAGGCCATGCGCATTGCCGGCGAGGTGCTGTCCAATGACTATCTGCGCCAGGAGTTGCGGGATGCGGCGCGCAAGGTGAGTGAGGGCGGATCGCTGCACCGGTCCCTGGACCAGACCGGGTATTTCCCGCCCATGATGTTGCACATGATTGCCAGCGGTGAGGCCAGTGGCGAACTGGACAGCATGCTGGAACGCACCGCCCGGATGCAGGAAAACACCCTGCAGTCCAAGATTGCAGCGATCGTGGGCCTGTTCGAGCCTATGATGCTGCTGGTCATGGGTGTTGTGGTATTGATTATTGTGCTGGCGATCATGCTGCCAATACTGAATATGAGTAACCTCGTAGGCTGA
- the gspI gene encoding type II secretion system minor pseudopilin GspI, whose protein sequence is MNRQAGFTLIEVLVALLVFGLIATAAAQVGSQYIASYERVRDKTLAGWLADNRINELRLQETLPGISENSRDTEFGPYRWQVTTAILATADAKMRRIEVSVAKYREESQEPVPLHTLSAFVGVP, encoded by the coding sequence GTGAATCGGCAAGCGGGATTCACCCTTATCGAGGTGCTGGTGGCGCTGCTGGTGTTCGGCCTGATTGCCACCGCAGCGGCGCAGGTGGGCAGCCAGTACATTGCCAGTTACGAACGGGTGCGGGATAAAACCCTGGCGGGGTGGCTGGCCGATAACCGGATCAACGAGTTGCGGCTGCAGGAAACGCTGCCGGGTATCTCGGAAAATTCCCGGGATACGGAGTTTGGTCCCTACCGTTGGCAGGTCACCACGGCGATACTGGCCACCGCCGATGCCAAGATGCGCAGGATTGAGGTGAGCGTCGCCAAATACCGGGAAGAGTCCCAGGAGCCCGTGCCGCTGCATACGCTTTCCGCGTTTGTGGGTGTGCCGTGA
- the gspM gene encoding type II secretion system protein GspM, which produces MFSRLKDQPAVGKLIAQYDQLPRRDQQALGALAVAVFLAILYFAVWQPAAEFQEQAVSARENAGELLAWMQANEQTIRRLGGAGSDTQAASVDKPADGRALMALVTRSAGEAGLSLQRFEPSGEDAIRVWLENAPFAEVAAWLERLSADHGVVIDQAAMDRANEPGRVSVRLTLTI; this is translated from the coding sequence ATGTTTTCTCGACTCAAGGATCAGCCCGCCGTTGGCAAACTGATTGCCCAGTATGACCAGTTGCCGAGACGCGACCAGCAGGCGCTCGGGGCGCTCGCGGTGGCAGTGTTTCTGGCCATTCTCTATTTTGCGGTATGGCAGCCGGCGGCCGAGTTTCAGGAACAAGCGGTCAGCGCCCGGGAGAACGCCGGGGAACTGCTGGCCTGGATGCAAGCCAACGAGCAGACCATCCGGCGCCTGGGTGGCGCTGGCAGTGATACGCAGGCGGCATCCGTAGACAAGCCGGCGGATGGCCGGGCCCTGATGGCGCTGGTTACGCGCTCGGCGGGCGAAGCGGGGCTTTCCCTGCAACGGTTTGAGCCCAGTGGCGAAGACGCCATTCGGGTCTGGCTGGAAAACGCGCCGTTTGCCGAGGTGGCCGCGTGGCTGGAAAGGCTGAGCGCGGATCATGGCGTGGTTATAGACCAGGCTGCCATGGACCGGGCCAATGAACCGGGGCGGGTATCTGTTCGTTTAACGCTGACGATCTGA
- the gspH gene encoding type II secretion system minor pseudopilin GspH — MLARARQTGFTLIEILVVLVVIGLLAALAVFTMAGSSQQRELENEVRELFLLMQTASEQAVLNNQELGLRLEEGEYQFVAFEDQTGDWKASGERMFRARDLPEWVTVTEFIENDAPRLASAEDRLRPDVVFFSSGETTPFELEFTLGSSAETTHVLASDGVSPMEWRKPGDDGGDA, encoded by the coding sequence GTGCTGGCCCGAGCCCGCCAAACCGGCTTCACCCTGATTGAAATCCTGGTGGTGCTGGTCGTGATCGGCCTGCTGGCGGCGCTTGCGGTGTTCACCATGGCCGGAAGTTCCCAGCAGCGGGAACTCGAAAATGAGGTCCGCGAGCTGTTCCTGCTGATGCAGACCGCTTCCGAGCAGGCGGTGTTGAACAACCAGGAGCTGGGCCTCAGGCTGGAAGAAGGCGAGTATCAGTTTGTGGCGTTCGAGGATCAGACTGGCGACTGGAAAGCCTCCGGCGAGCGCATGTTCCGGGCCCGGGACCTTCCGGAATGGGTGACGGTGACTGAATTCATCGAAAACGACGCACCCAGGCTGGCCTCGGCCGAAGACCGGCTGCGTCCTGACGTGGTGTTTTTTTCCAGCGGCGAAACCACGCCCTTCGAACTGGAGTTCACCCTGGGCTCGAGCGCTGAGACCACCCATGTGCTGGCCTCGGATGGTGTGTCGCCCATGGAGTGGCGCAAACCCGGAGACGACGGGGGCGACGCGTGA
- a CDS encoding GNAT family N-acetyltransferase: protein MTNGSDNRNQPEPVIVRLDETAANEARSILYHAYRNEPTFQYLFDHRRPGYEQRVRATIRELIDLYYELRQDAVGVMVNDTLVAVAFIGDPELRMNLADQFSWRIRMVLTTGFAATRRYLDYHQKIRDLLPQPLAHQLPLMGVNPAYQNRGYGRLLLKTVERLCSENPRGSGLVLDTGNSRYLPFYESEGFRSLGKIQLGDFEDHVLFREVQPESKSAAPGQN, encoded by the coding sequence ATGACCAACGGTAGCGACAACAGGAATCAGCCTGAGCCTGTCATTGTTCGGCTGGATGAAACCGCGGCTAACGAGGCCCGGTCCATTCTCTATCATGCCTACCGGAATGAACCGACGTTCCAGTACCTGTTTGACCATCGCCGGCCGGGCTATGAGCAGCGGGTCAGGGCCACGATCCGGGAACTGATCGACCTGTACTACGAGTTGCGGCAGGACGCGGTGGGAGTGATGGTGAACGACACCCTGGTTGCGGTCGCCTTCATTGGTGATCCGGAACTGCGGATGAACCTGGCTGACCAGTTCAGCTGGCGCATCCGGATGGTGCTGACCACGGGGTTTGCCGCCACCCGCCGCTACCTGGATTATCACCAGAAGATTCGCGATCTGTTGCCGCAACCCCTGGCTCACCAGTTGCCCCTGATGGGCGTGAATCCGGCGTATCAGAATCGCGGCTATGGCCGGCTGTTGCTGAAAACCGTCGAACGCCTTTGTTCGGAGAATCCCCGGGGCAGTGGTCTTGTGCTGGACACCGGCAACAGCCGCTACCTGCCGTTTTACGAATCCGAGGGTTTCCGAAGCCTGGGCAAGATCCAGCTTGGGGATTTTGAAGATCATGTGCTGTTCCGTGAAGTTCAACCGGAAAGCAAATCGGCCGCGCCCGGCCAGAACTGA
- the gspJ gene encoding type II secretion system minor pseudopilin GspJ, giving the protein MRQVDASFPYNSRGFTLLEVLIAVTITAVIGLGVWQVITGVVTSRDRVDALAEQFSGLQRAMLLLERDIIQVVNRPARDLYGDFQPAFSSRQEEYVLLLTRQGWRNPLGIRRSGLQRVGWEYTGSELRRHYWSQVDQAQEPEGRDVLLLDKVNRVDIRFLDSDRNWQDQWPTDEVMASMTPGSRPDAPLPLGIELTLEHERFGTLVRTFALPDFDPTVAQGAVNQANQAASEAEQTEEPNTAEQGGEPTEAPAQGGQ; this is encoded by the coding sequence ATGCGCCAGGTTGATGCCTCGTTTCCGTATAACTCCCGGGGCTTTACCCTTCTGGAAGTGTTGATTGCGGTGACCATTACCGCGGTGATTGGCCTTGGTGTGTGGCAGGTGATCACCGGCGTGGTCACTTCCCGCGACCGGGTGGACGCCCTGGCCGAGCAGTTCTCGGGCCTTCAGAGGGCCATGCTGTTGCTGGAGCGGGATATTATCCAGGTGGTGAATCGCCCGGCTCGAGACCTCTACGGGGACTTTCAGCCGGCGTTTTCAAGCCGCCAGGAGGAATACGTTCTGTTGTTGACTCGCCAGGGCTGGCGTAATCCGCTGGGTATTCGTCGAAGTGGTCTACAGCGGGTGGGCTGGGAGTATACCGGCAGCGAACTGCGTCGCCATTACTGGTCCCAGGTGGATCAGGCCCAGGAGCCGGAGGGCCGGGATGTGCTGCTCCTGGACAAGGTGAATCGGGTCGATATCCGCTTTCTGGACAGCGATCGCAACTGGCAGGATCAGTGGCCCACCGACGAGGTGATGGCGTCCATGACACCGGGGAGTCGGCCGGACGCGCCTTTGCCTCTGGGTATTGAACTGACCCTGGAGCATGAGCGGTTCGGCACCCTGGTACGAACGTTCGCCTTGCCCGATTTCGATCCGACCGTGGCCCAGGGCGCGGTGAACCAGGCCAATCAGGCGGCCAGTGAGGCCGAGCAGACCGAGGAACCGAACACCGCGGAGCAGGGCGGCGAGCCCACCGAAGCTCCGGCGCAGGGAGGCCAGTAG
- a CDS encoding ATP-binding protein: MTRRSAQQRPLSRKLLLLGALPAVVMFIVLMVFFTSARLADARKDLAESGQLLADSLAPALEYAVVSGNTEALEQILSQSLRRSKTDWIRVTDVMGEQLGFVSNGPVNLEAKHQDYYVYESEILQQPLEMGSGRTAEWFEPDYGFGGGSLRVGTVEVGVDVDVLTNRRHDILWTSIAVGISLLIFTILIINHYLGTILAPIRDLAGRIGKLTSGDYRERPLNTHQTSREVVEIEKQLNQLASHLVDLKTARDQTVAASEHAREKAEAANQAKSEFLATMSHELRTPLNGVLGMVDLIQEEPLTHRQRDYLNTARQSTEDLLTVIGDILDYSRVDSGTLQLENQEFDLKQLISNCTATFRYMSEQQGLALNLTFYGDWPDNPRVIGDPARLRQVLACLIDNAIKFTGDGFINIQAGSFPLEENCVILNCTVSDSGSGIPSERLPDIFNSFEQLDGGNSRLYGGTGLGLSLVQRLVELMGGHIQVETDLGKGSSFRFELPFELANPGVRSAPASPVAREPADKVSHALVVEDNPVNQRVATAMLTRLGFQTDSANNGKEALEKVTNNHTGYDIILMDCQMPVMDGYEATRYIREWEKSNGQTGTPIIALTADVLPGTERTCLECGMNDYIAKPVRKENLRETLSRWIQL; this comes from the coding sequence ATGACTAGAAGGTCGGCTCAGCAACGCCCGCTTTCCCGTAAGCTCCTGCTGCTTGGCGCCCTGCCGGCGGTGGTTATGTTCATCGTGTTGATGGTGTTCTTCACCTCGGCCCGATTGGCCGACGCTCGCAAGGACCTGGCGGAAAGCGGTCAGCTCCTGGCTGACAGCCTGGCCCCGGCCCTGGAATACGCGGTCGTGTCCGGGAACACCGAAGCCCTGGAACAGATCCTGTCCCAGTCGTTGCGACGCAGCAAAACAGACTGGATTCGTGTAACCGATGTGATGGGTGAGCAGCTCGGTTTTGTTTCCAATGGCCCGGTAAACCTGGAGGCCAAACACCAGGATTATTATGTGTACGAGTCCGAAATCCTGCAGCAGCCGCTGGAGATGGGCTCGGGCCGCACTGCGGAATGGTTTGAGCCGGATTATGGCTTTGGTGGTGGCTCATTGAGGGTCGGCACCGTGGAGGTGGGCGTTGACGTCGATGTGCTGACCAACCGGCGCCATGACATTCTGTGGACCTCCATTGCGGTCGGGATCTCCCTGCTGATCTTCACCATACTGATCATCAATCATTACCTGGGAACGATCCTGGCACCCATCCGGGATCTCGCCGGCCGCATAGGCAAACTTACCAGCGGTGATTACCGGGAACGCCCCTTGAATACCCACCAGACCTCCCGGGAAGTGGTCGAGATCGAGAAGCAGCTTAACCAGTTGGCCAGCCACCTCGTCGACCTGAAAACAGCCAGGGATCAAACCGTGGCGGCCTCTGAACACGCGCGCGAAAAGGCCGAGGCGGCCAACCAGGCAAAGTCCGAGTTTCTGGCCACCATGAGCCACGAATTACGGACCCCGCTCAACGGCGTACTCGGGATGGTCGACCTGATCCAGGAAGAGCCCCTCACCCATCGCCAGCGCGACTATCTGAATACCGCCAGACAGTCCACGGAAGACCTGCTCACCGTAATCGGTGACATCCTGGACTATTCCCGGGTCGACAGCGGCACCCTGCAGCTCGAGAATCAGGAATTCGACCTGAAACAGTTGATCTCCAACTGCACCGCCACGTTCCGCTACATGTCCGAACAGCAGGGCCTGGCACTCAATCTCACGTTTTACGGAGACTGGCCGGACAACCCAAGGGTGATCGGGGACCCGGCGCGCCTCAGGCAGGTGCTGGCCTGCCTGATCGACAATGCCATCAAGTTTACCGGGGATGGGTTCATTAACATCCAGGCAGGCTCCTTCCCCCTTGAGGAAAACTGCGTAATCCTCAACTGCACGGTGAGCGACTCCGGCTCAGGCATACCCTCGGAGCGCCTGCCGGACATCTTCAACTCCTTCGAGCAACTGGATGGCGGCAACAGCCGACTGTACGGCGGCACCGGCCTCGGCCTGTCGCTGGTGCAGCGTCTGGTGGAACTGATGGGCGGCCACATTCAGGTGGAAACGGATCTGGGCAAAGGCTCCTCCTTCCGCTTTGAGCTGCCGTTCGAGCTTGCCAACCCGGGCGTCCGTTCCGCTCCCGCTTCACCGGTCGCACGGGAACCGGCCGACAAGGTCAGCCACGCTTTGGTGGTGGAAGACAACCCGGTCAACCAGCGGGTGGCGACGGCCATGCTCACGCGGCTGGGATTCCAGACGGACTCTGCCAATAACGGCAAGGAAGCACTGGAGAAAGTGACCAACAATCACACCGGTTACGACATTATCCTGATGGACTGTCAGATGCCGGTGATGGACGGGTACGAGGCCACCCGCTACATCCGTGAGTGGGAGAAGAGCAACGGCCAGACAGGAACACCCATCATCGCCCTGACCGCCGACGTCCTTCCCGGAACGGAGAGAACCTGTCTCGAGTGCGGCATGAATGACTACATCGCCAAACCGGTGCGCAAAGAGAATCTGCGGGAAACCCTGAGCCGCTGGATCCAGCTGTAG
- the gspK gene encoding type II secretion system minor pseudopilin GspK, with product MADFGRQRGVALIMVLLAMALVVMLASGMTQQQSLRVFKAGHYLAQQQGLSIALGAEAFARQLLTRDFEEDKENNAMVDSLDEFWAANAAVLPLDDNGVAEVQIDDLGGRLNLNDLVGPNGQVDPVARQRFVQLFGALGITAVSVDALIDWIDPDDQTVTAYGAEDGQYLLADPGYRAANQPFTSVSELRLIEGMTEEIYQALQPHVAALPVSGAGINVNTATAMVIRSLHEELTDAQAAAILERREEERFENLQDFLALPEFAGLGLKSVGLGLQTRFFEVVSRITYDNRVVNMVSTVFRTPEGEVRTVHRDTGQKNRITKEPYTVSEG from the coding sequence ATGGCGGATTTCGGACGTCAGCGGGGCGTTGCCCTGATCATGGTGCTGCTGGCCATGGCCCTGGTGGTGATGCTGGCCTCGGGCATGACCCAGCAGCAGAGCTTGCGGGTATTCAAGGCTGGCCATTACCTGGCACAGCAACAAGGCCTGAGCATTGCCTTGGGGGCGGAAGCGTTTGCTCGGCAGCTCCTCACCCGCGACTTCGAGGAAGACAAGGAAAACAACGCCATGGTGGACAGCCTGGACGAGTTCTGGGCGGCCAACGCGGCGGTACTGCCGCTGGATGACAATGGTGTGGCGGAAGTCCAGATTGACGATCTTGGTGGGCGCCTGAACCTGAACGACCTGGTGGGCCCGAACGGACAGGTGGATCCGGTGGCGCGCCAGCGGTTCGTGCAGTTGTTCGGGGCGCTGGGCATCACGGCGGTGTCGGTGGATGCGTTGATTGACTGGATCGACCCCGACGACCAGACGGTCACGGCCTACGGTGCGGAAGATGGCCAGTACCTGCTGGCGGATCCGGGCTACCGGGCGGCTAACCAGCCTTTTACCAGTGTTTCGGAGCTGCGTCTGATTGAGGGCATGACCGAGGAGATCTACCAGGCCTTACAGCCCCATGTGGCGGCCCTGCCGGTGAGTGGTGCCGGTATCAACGTGAACACCGCCACCGCCATGGTGATCCGGTCCCTGCACGAGGAGCTGACGGATGCGCAGGCCGCGGCTATCCTTGAGAGGCGTGAGGAAGAGCGGTTTGAAAACCTGCAGGACTTTCTGGCGCTTCCCGAGTTTGCCGGGCTCGGGCTGAAGTCGGTTGGCCTTGGGCTGCAGACACGGTTTTTTGAAGTTGTCTCGCGGATTACCTACGATAACCGCGTTGTGAATATGGTCAGCACCGTATTCCGGACCCCGGAAGGTGAAGTGCGGACAGTGCATCGGGACACCGGGCAGAAGAACAGGATCACCAAAGAGCCCTATACAGTTTCAGAAGGATAA
- the gorA gene encoding glutathione-disulfide reductase, with translation MGVAVSDQQEFDLIVIGAGSGGVRLARMSAQRGAKVAVVESRYLGGTCVNVGCVPKKLFVYGAHVHEDLEDAAGYGWQVPLGDVRFDWPKLVANKNAEIERLNGIYGRLLENAGVTIIQGTATLRDANTVVVGDHTYKAKHITVATGSWPVVPDVPGKECILTSNEMFYLPQLPKHAVVWGGGYIAVEFAGILAGLGVETTLLYRGDLFLRGFDGDIRRFTEQEMRKKGINLRFGVTIESVEAENAHYRVHLNNGETLETGLVMAATGRRALVDGLGLTDLGVQLSGSGHVVVDKHFQTAVPSITALGDVIGTPQLTPVALAQAMVLSRRLFGDGQGEMDYSAIPTAVFCQPNIGTVGLTEEEAREAGHRLRIYRSEFRPMKHTLSGRDERCLMKLVVDDQTDRVLGAHMVGPDAGEITQGLAVAIKAGATKAQFDATLGIHPTSAEEFVTMREPVAS, from the coding sequence ATGGGAGTTGCTGTGTCTGACCAGCAGGAATTTGATCTGATCGTCATTGGAGCCGGCTCCGGCGGGGTTCGGCTTGCCCGCATGTCTGCCCAGCGTGGCGCCAAAGTGGCCGTGGTGGAATCCCGGTATCTCGGCGGTACCTGTGTCAATGTCGGATGCGTACCCAAAAAGCTGTTCGTCTACGGCGCCCACGTGCATGAAGACCTGGAGGACGCCGCCGGTTATGGCTGGCAGGTTCCCCTGGGCGATGTCCGCTTTGACTGGCCCAAACTGGTCGCCAACAAGAACGCCGAGATCGAACGGCTCAATGGCATCTACGGCCGCCTTCTGGAGAACGCCGGCGTGACCATCATCCAGGGTACCGCGACCCTGAGGGATGCCAACACCGTGGTGGTCGGTGACCATACCTACAAGGCGAAGCACATCACCGTGGCGACCGGCAGCTGGCCGGTGGTGCCGGACGTTCCCGGGAAGGAATGCATCCTGACCTCCAACGAGATGTTCTATCTGCCGCAACTGCCCAAGCATGCCGTGGTGTGGGGTGGCGGTTATATCGCCGTGGAGTTTGCCGGTATCCTGGCCGGGCTGGGTGTTGAAACCACACTGCTGTATCGGGGCGATCTGTTCCTCAGAGGTTTTGACGGCGATATCCGTCGCTTTACCGAGCAGGAAATGCGCAAGAAAGGCATTAACCTGAGATTTGGCGTGACGATTGAGTCCGTGGAAGCGGAAAACGCCCATTACCGGGTACATCTCAATAACGGCGAAACCCTTGAAACGGGGCTGGTGATGGCGGCCACCGGGCGTCGGGCGCTGGTGGATGGCCTCGGGCTTACCGATCTCGGTGTTCAGCTCAGCGGCTCGGGGCATGTGGTGGTGGACAAACACTTCCAGACCGCCGTTCCCTCCATTACCGCTCTGGGTGATGTGATTGGTACGCCGCAACTGACTCCGGTGGCACTGGCCCAGGCCATGGTGCTTTCCCGCCGGCTGTTTGGTGACGGCCAGGGTGAGATGGATTACTCGGCCATACCAACGGCGGTCTTCTGCCAGCCCAATATCGGCACCGTTGGCCTCACCGAGGAAGAGGCGAGGGAGGCGGGCCACAGACTACGGATCTACCGTTCGGAATTCAGGCCCATGAAGCACACGCTGAGTGGCCGGGATGAGCGATGCCTGATGAAGCTGGTGGTGGATGACCAGACCGACCGCGTTCTGGGCGCCCATATGGTGGGGCCGGATGCCGGAGAGATTACCCAGGGGCTGGCCGTGGCCATCAAGGCCGGGGCCACCAAGGCCCAGTTCGACGCCACCCTGGGCATTCACCCCACCTCCGCCGAAGAGTTCGTTACCATGCGGGAACCGGTAGCGAGTTAG
- the gspG gene encoding type II secretion system major pseudopilin GspG: protein MTMKNPNPGSRSGGFTLIEIMVVMVILGLLVAIVAPNIMGRSDQAKVTVAETQLSNIANALDLYRLDNSHYPSTQQGLEALVSRPSGSPEPKNWNPDGYLKSVPEDPWGNEYQYVSPGTEGPYDLYSYGSDGQEGGEGDAADISVWNTKG from the coding sequence ATGACGATGAAGAACCCCAATCCAGGCAGCCGTAGCGGCGGCTTTACCCTCATCGAGATCATGGTAGTCATGGTCATCCTGGGCTTGCTGGTGGCCATCGTGGCCCCGAACATCATGGGCCGCAGCGACCAGGCCAAGGTAACCGTGGCCGAAACCCAGCTGAGCAACATTGCCAACGCCCTTGATCTCTACCGCCTGGACAACAGCCATTACCCGTCCACCCAGCAGGGCCTGGAGGCTCTGGTATCCAGACCCAGTGGCAGCCCGGAGCCGAAGAACTGGAACCCGGACGGCTACCTCAAGAGCGTACCGGAGGATCCCTGGGGCAATGAATACCAGTACGTGAGCCCGGGCACTGAGGGCCCCTATGACCTGTATTCCTACGGCTCGGACGGACAGGAAGGCGGCGAGGGCGATGCCGCTGATATCAGCGTCTGGAACACCAAGGGCTAG
- the gspL gene encoding type II secretion system protein GspL, with protein MSYRLYVRPIPPFADVDQDPDAQLFNWVLHDASGDSQARGSGDSRDRIEQTLAQNALDNVLLIGLIPGEEALYCLADIPARQSRFIRQALPYAVEEQIAQDIDSVHLALGKHTDAGYRVAAIDREQMAQWVQLFSDWDHVRLDAIFPDAALLPRTEGGWSICLDGEAAMMISDRGEWLSMQSANLGMFAHTLAAPSAEEVVAEIPVTLYGTEEELEVQQSAISELGASGRLALRTETLELMPLELLAHAYHHHLCEPINLCQGVFAANSDRASPLRPWKPLIAVAAVWFGVQVALNVGMGIYYQNQADQLRAEAMAIYRDAFPNDRRTHAGNVQRVIEGQLRVAGTSGPDMGFITLMKYTGQQYAQLPGTRSVNFNSVNYSRSRGELIVDVRADSYDRLSALRNGLASQGLEAQIGSVVNEASGARGRLTVSGG; from the coding sequence ATGTCTTACCGCCTTTATGTTCGCCCGATTCCACCGTTCGCGGACGTTGATCAGGATCCGGATGCCCAGCTGTTCAACTGGGTATTGCACGATGCCAGTGGTGACTCCCAGGCCCGGGGCAGCGGTGACAGCCGCGATCGAATCGAGCAGACGCTGGCGCAGAACGCGCTCGACAATGTGCTGCTGATTGGCCTGATTCCGGGTGAGGAAGCTCTTTATTGCCTGGCCGACATTCCGGCCAGGCAGAGCCGGTTTATCCGGCAGGCGCTGCCCTATGCGGTGGAGGAGCAGATTGCCCAGGACATCGATTCCGTTCATCTGGCGCTCGGGAAACACACAGACGCCGGTTATCGGGTGGCGGCGATTGATCGGGAGCAGATGGCGCAGTGGGTGCAGCTGTTCAGCGACTGGGACCACGTGCGCCTCGACGCCATTTTCCCGGATGCGGCATTGTTGCCCAGAACCGAGGGCGGCTGGTCCATCTGCCTGGATGGCGAGGCGGCGATGATGATCAGCGACCGGGGCGAATGGCTCAGCATGCAGTCGGCCAATCTGGGCATGTTTGCCCACACCCTGGCAGCACCGTCGGCCGAGGAGGTGGTCGCCGAGATTCCCGTTACCCTGTACGGCACCGAAGAGGAGCTGGAGGTTCAGCAGTCGGCCATTTCCGAATTGGGCGCCTCCGGCCGCCTCGCTCTTCGTACCGAAACCCTCGAACTCATGCCGCTGGAGTTGCTGGCTCATGCCTACCATCATCACCTGTGCGAGCCGATTAATCTGTGCCAGGGGGTGTTTGCCGCCAATTCTGATCGGGCAAGTCCGCTTCGCCCCTGGAAACCCCTGATCGCCGTTGCTGCCGTGTGGTTCGGGGTTCAGGTCGCTCTCAATGTGGGTATGGGGATCTACTACCAGAACCAGGCGGACCAGCTACGGGCGGAAGCCATGGCCATATACCGGGATGCCTTTCCGAACGATCGTCGCACCCATGCCGGGAACGTGCAGCGGGTGATTGAAGGTCAGCTTCGGGTGGCTGGCACCAGCGGGCCCGACATGGGCTTTATCACCCTCATGAAATACACCGGCCAGCAATACGCCCAACTGCCCGGTACCCGGTCTGTGAACTTCAATTCGGTCAACTACAGCCGGTCCCGGGGCGAGTTGATTGTTGATGTTCGGGCCGACAGCTATGATCGGCTGAGTGCCCTGCGCAACGGCCTGGCAAGCCAGGGGCTGGAAGCGCAGATTGGCTCGGTGGTAAACGAAGCCAGCGGTGCCCGCGGCCGTTTGACGGTTTCTGGAGGTTGA